DNA from Candidatus Cloacimonas acidaminovorans str. Evry:
GCAATTCGTAGTCATTAAAATAGCTCCGTTAAAGTTTTCAAAGTCCTCCAGTTGATGCCACCAGGAATCACCATAATTACCGATAAAGTGTTTGTATTTCTTAAAAGCGGGATAATAATGAGCAGGCAGCATTTCTCCGTGAGTGTATATATCAACACCCTTGCCTTCGGTTTGTTTCAGAAGTTCTTCCAAATCCTTCAAATCGTGACCGCTAATTAAAATTCCGGGGTTTTTACCTACTCCCAGTTTCACTTTTGTAGGTTCCGGATTGCCGTAGGTCTTGGTATTTGCCTCATCCAGTTTTGCCATAATTTTAACGGCATTTTCTCCTGTCCGCAAAACCAAATTTACCAGCTGATCAACTGTTAAATTATCATCTAAAGTAGCGGACAGACCTTCCATAATGAACTTGTTTACATCATCATCCTGAAAACCTAAAATGGCAGCGTGTTCACCGTAAGCGCAAATACCTTTTATGCCGTAAATAATGGTTTCCCGTAAAGAACGGATGTCCTCATTTTCTGTTCTCAGCACACCAACTTTTTTGGCAAATTCATCATATTCATCTCTTTTCAGCTGAAAAGTAACTGCTTCGGGACAGGTATCACATTTACCTTCCATCAATTTACAGAGCTCATCTTTCCGCTTATCCCTCAAAGCCAAAGTTGTTTCAATTGTGTCTTTGATGTTTTCTTCGTCCCAATTGACATTAGTAATGGTTTTAAATAAAGCGCTCATCACAAAAACGGAATCTTCAGGATAATATCTATCCTTTTCCTGCAGTTTCACGGATACATAAGCGAGACCCTTCAATCCATAAATCAACAGATCAAACAAATTGGCAAGGGTTTCACTTTTTCCGCAAACGCCACGCATTGTGCATCCCAGGTTACGAGAAGTTTCCTGACATTGATAACAGAACATACTCATTTTATTTTTCTCCTTTTTTAGGGTTTTGGCATTTTAATTACCAGTAATCTTAAATTGGAATTTCCTTCATTGAACACACCGTGAGGAATATCCTTTGGACTTTCAATCAGAGTGTCTTCAGGAAAACTCTGTTTCTCTTCACCAATTTCCAAAGTGGCCGTTCCTTCCAATACATAGAAAGCCACATTTACAGGAGTGATATGTTTCTTTAAATGAGCTCCTGGTGCTAAATTAAGATGAACTATCTCTCCTTCGGGTGCTTCGTAAATTTTGGAACCCAAAATACCATTGGCATTTACTTTGGGTTTCACATCCTGCCAGGTTCTGCTTTTCATTTTTCCTCCTTATTGTTTTGTTTCTATTAGTTTTATTATTGTTTC
Protein-coding regions in this window:
- a CDS encoding cupin domain-containing protein — encoded protein: MKSRTWQDVKPKVNANGILGSKIYEAPEGEIVHLNLAPGAHLKKHITPVNVAFYVLEGTATLEIGEEKQSFPEDTLIESPKDIPHGVFNEGNSNLRLLVIKMPKP
- the hcp gene encoding hydroxylamine reductase, whose amino-acid sequence is MFCYQCQETSRNLGCTMRGVCGKSETLANLFDLLIYGLKGLAYVSVKLQEKDRYYPEDSVFVMSALFKTITNVNWDEENIKDTIETTLALRDKRKDELCKLMEGKCDTCPEAVTFQLKRDEYDEFAKKVGVLRTENEDIRSLRETIIYGIKGICAYGEHAAILGFQDDDVNKFIMEGLSATLDDNLTVDQLVNLVLRTGENAVKIMAKLDEANTKTYGNPEPTKVKLGVGKNPGILISGHDLKDLEELLKQTEGKGVDIYTHGEMLPAHYYPAFKKYKHFIGNYGDSWWHQLEDFENFNGAILMTTNCLVPLRKENTYLERLFTTGTVNYPGAVHIPDREKGREKDFSPVIARALKCQPPKELETGEITGGFAHSTVLSLADKIIEAVKSGAIKRFVVMAGCDGRMPSRKYFTEVAEKLPKDTVILTAGCAKYRYIKLPLGDINGIPRILDAGQCNDSYSLAVIALKLKEAFGLDDVNKLPLSFDLAWYEQKAVAVLLALLSLGFKNIILGPTLPGFLSPNVAKVISDTFGLQQITDADSDIAKMLA